In Vibrio neptunius, the following are encoded in one genomic region:
- a CDS encoding AraC family transcriptional regulator: protein MTTGKSTERSSNAFSRISKVLSFIHQHINEPLSLDDIARQSCWSRWQLQRVFQTETGIAVATYVRELKLSQAAERLIDTSDRVIDIALELGFSSEISFSRSFKQVFGLSPRAYRKQGLRTGLLKPIEVSRRATQEASPHFVEVRVESKNAFLLKGLHEDINGLFSLNPDFQQKVPALWHRLEQTLPSEADRSLALTGVIDITQSQFDGSNIQYWAGVELTDDLLLPQLPSVISSELSTLGVPSQTYAVVKHRGPVVYLPKTLEWFLLNWLPHSGYRGIDGYELECYPANYHQQDPHAVMEYWIPVERLSP, encoded by the coding sequence ATGACGACAGGTAAGTCCACGGAACGATCTTCTAATGCGTTTAGTCGGATCAGTAAAGTACTGTCGTTCATTCATCAGCACATCAATGAGCCGTTATCCCTAGATGATATTGCCCGTCAAAGCTGTTGGTCACGCTGGCAACTGCAACGAGTATTCCAGACAGAAACAGGTATAGCGGTAGCGACTTATGTCCGAGAACTCAAGCTCAGTCAGGCAGCAGAAAGGTTGATAGATACTTCTGATAGGGTGATTGATATCGCTCTAGAGCTCGGCTTTAGTTCAGAAATTAGCTTCAGTCGTTCGTTCAAGCAAGTGTTTGGCCTTAGCCCTCGAGCGTATCGTAAACAAGGGCTCCGAACCGGTTTGCTCAAGCCCATTGAGGTATCTCGACGTGCAACGCAAGAGGCCAGCCCGCATTTTGTTGAAGTCAGAGTGGAGTCCAAAAATGCATTTCTCCTCAAAGGACTCCATGAAGACATTAATGGGTTATTCTCCCTTAACCCTGACTTCCAACAAAAAGTCCCGGCGTTGTGGCATCGACTAGAGCAAACCCTGCCAAGTGAAGCTGACCGTTCTCTTGCCTTGACCGGTGTGATTGATATTACCCAAAGCCAGTTCGACGGCAGTAACATCCAATATTGGGCTGGAGTGGAGTTAACCGATGACCTGTTGCTGCCTCAATTACCTTCTGTTATCTCTTCTGAACTTAGTACCTTGGGGGTGCCCTCGCAAACATACGCTGTGGTCAAACATCGTGGCCCAGTGGTGTATTTACCCAAAACACTAGAGTGGTTCTTGCTCAATTGGTTACCTCACTCTGGTTATCGGGGTATTGATGGTTACGAACTTGAATGCTATCCCGCCAATTACCATCAACAAGATCCCCATGCTGTCATGGAATATTGGATCCCAGTTGAACGGCTCTCACCGTAA
- a CDS encoding TonB-dependent siderophore receptor has translation MTTPTNFKRSTLAVALLTAFSASVMAADEVSQETTELETITVMGKAYRNTATKTSLEPEETPQSIAIVEAEQLEQRGVTSINQALRYVPGVATENRGSSVTMFDDFTLRGFQTKNLNYYDGLSLLYLTGWNLQPQVDPIALQQVEIFKGPTSVLYGAMPPGGMVNLIAKTPQQEASTTVDVATGSRNLMRASIDTTGQIGDSDFSYRLIALARKQDSQVDNAEEERYVLAPSLDWQATDKTLINVNVYYQNDPSMGINSSMPLEVLEKSAPSVSMGDVSWSQFEREVLMVGYKINHEFNSNWTFLQNARFTDASLYQENTYHTAGLNVDGTLTRTPYSTDEELKGFVMDNQVSGTVDIAGIENNLLFGIDYQSMDGNTVYSDYSVAATSGFGKFDPLNPNNNLLDRDDLTKSSEARDDSDAKQLGLYFQDQVRLDQLVLIGGGRFDQYESESVYYSTKSDHNHFTYRVGALYELESGLSPFASYATSFEPAPGVDKNNKSFDPETGEQAEVGVKYMSSDMSKTATASFFHITKKNMLMTDPSNVYGPRIQVGEAVSQGIELQGRWYASESLDIAASYTYLDMEITQDSGNDLEGTTPIYVPEHSANLWANYKVSTGLLTGTRISGGARYVGEMERNATNTQGKVPSYTAVDMSVGYDLGQASESLTGATANVIVNNVFDKEYYACYDKYNCWFGAEQSIEVNVKYEF, from the coding sequence ATGACAACTCCAACAAATTTTAAGCGCTCAACACTTGCTGTAGCGCTGCTTACCGCCTTTTCAGCCTCCGTTATGGCTGCGGATGAAGTCAGTCAAGAGACAACGGAACTAGAAACCATCACTGTGATGGGTAAAGCCTACCGTAATACGGCGACCAAAACATCGTTAGAACCGGAAGAAACACCTCAAAGCATCGCTATTGTTGAAGCAGAGCAGCTTGAACAGCGTGGTGTGACTTCCATCAATCAAGCACTGCGATACGTTCCTGGTGTCGCCACTGAGAACCGAGGTAGCTCGGTGACCATGTTTGATGATTTCACCCTCCGTGGTTTCCAGACAAAAAACCTCAATTACTATGACGGCTTGTCATTACTTTATCTAACGGGTTGGAATTTACAGCCTCAGGTAGATCCAATTGCTCTCCAGCAAGTGGAGATATTTAAAGGCCCAACGTCGGTACTCTACGGCGCGATGCCTCCTGGCGGTATGGTCAACTTGATAGCCAAAACACCCCAACAGGAAGCTTCAACCACAGTAGATGTTGCTACCGGTTCAAGAAACCTGATGCGAGCATCGATAGATACGACAGGTCAAATTGGTGACAGTGATTTCTCCTATCGCTTAATTGCACTGGCACGTAAACAAGACAGCCAAGTGGATAATGCCGAAGAAGAGCGTTACGTGTTGGCTCCAAGCTTGGATTGGCAGGCAACAGACAAAACCTTGATCAACGTTAATGTTTATTATCAGAATGATCCTTCAATGGGGATTAACTCTTCTATGCCGCTTGAGGTATTGGAAAAGAGTGCTCCGTCGGTGTCGATGGGGGATGTGAGCTGGAGTCAGTTTGAGCGTGAAGTCTTAATGGTGGGTTACAAGATCAACCACGAATTCAATTCAAACTGGACGTTCCTACAAAATGCTCGCTTCACCGATGCCAGTTTGTATCAAGAGAACACCTACCATACAGCCGGCCTAAACGTTGATGGAACCCTGACACGAACGCCTTATTCGACAGACGAAGAGCTCAAAGGATTTGTGATGGATAACCAAGTGTCTGGCACGGTCGATATAGCGGGTATTGAAAACAACCTGCTATTTGGTATCGACTACCAGTCTATGGATGGCAACACGGTGTATTCTGATTACAGTGTTGCCGCGACCAGTGGATTCGGAAAGTTTGATCCGCTCAACCCAAACAACAATCTGTTGGATCGTGATGATCTAACCAAATCGAGTGAAGCTCGGGATGACAGTGACGCAAAGCAACTCGGCCTCTACTTCCAAGATCAGGTTCGTCTTGATCAACTGGTATTGATTGGTGGTGGTCGCTTCGATCAGTACGAGTCAGAAAGCGTGTACTATTCGACAAAGTCTGATCACAATCATTTCACGTATCGTGTCGGCGCGCTGTATGAGTTAGAGAGTGGTCTGTCACCGTTTGCAAGCTACGCGACCAGTTTTGAACCCGCACCAGGTGTGGACAAAAACAACAAGTCGTTTGACCCTGAAACGGGCGAGCAAGCGGAAGTCGGTGTGAAATACATGTCATCGGATATGTCTAAAACAGCAACGGCATCGTTTTTCCATATCACCAAGAAGAACATGTTAATGACGGATCCAAGCAACGTATATGGTCCTCGTATTCAAGTGGGAGAGGCGGTGTCTCAGGGGATAGAGTTGCAAGGTCGTTGGTATGCATCCGAGAGTCTGGATATTGCGGCATCCTATACCTATCTTGATATGGAAATTACCCAAGATTCGGGCAATGACCTAGAAGGCACTACGCCAATTTATGTCCCAGAGCACAGTGCCAATCTCTGGGCAAACTACAAGGTGTCTACTGGCCTATTGACGGGGACTCGTATCAGTGGTGGTGCACGTTATGTGGGTGAAATGGAAAGGAATGCGACCAACACTCAGGGCAAAGTGCCATCGTACACCGCGGTAGATATGTCTGTTGGGTATGATTTAGGTCAGGCAAGTGAATCTCTTACCGGAGCAACGGCGAACGTAATTGTGAACAACGTTTTTGATAAAGAATACTACGCCTGCTACGACAAATATAACTGCTGGTTTGGTGCAGAGCAGTCTATTGAAGTCAACGTTAAATACGAGTTTTGA
- a CDS encoding MarR family transcriptional regulator has translation MFFLKELPTKAMLDKYTSDLTSNEKNSIAEALSIMRQASLLVRNLETYFSSHDLSQLKFLILIVIDREPDRTSLYAHEIASRLDVSKPVLTRALKKLIDDGLLTSSSDPTDKRAKKIALTKKGGTCLSEILPGYFNEINKLMVPR, from the coding sequence ATGTTTTTTCTAAAGGAACTTCCAACCAAAGCCATGCTTGATAAATACACCAGTGATTTAACTAGCAACGAGAAGAACTCCATCGCTGAAGCGCTTAGCATCATGCGACAAGCAAGCCTTCTAGTGAGAAATCTAGAAACTTATTTTTCTTCCCATGATCTTTCGCAGCTGAAGTTTTTAATACTGATTGTAATCGATCGCGAACCCGACAGAACGAGCCTCTATGCGCATGAAATAGCATCACGCTTAGATGTTTCCAAGCCTGTACTGACAAGAGCATTAAAAAAGTTGATTGACGATGGCTTACTCACTTCAAGTAGCGATCCAACCGATAAAAGAGCTAAGAAGATAGCACTAACCAAAAAAGGGGGGACCTGCTTATCGGAAATTCTTCCTGGCTATTTCAATGAAATCAACAAATTAATGGTCCCACGATGA